A DNA window from Pedomonas mirosovicensis contains the following coding sequences:
- a CDS encoding antitoxin has translation MTVVTSRTFRAGNSEAVRLPREVAFGPDTEVTIVRHGDVVTIYPAKPSPADLVAALRAMPKPDAVEEREPVEAPERPGL, from the coding sequence ATGACGGTTGTGACGAGCCGGACCTTCCGGGCCGGAAACAGCGAGGCAGTGCGGCTGCCGCGCGAGGTGGCGTTCGGACCGGATACGGAGGTGACGATCGTGCGGCACGGGGATGTGGTGACCATCTACCCGGCCAAGCCTTCTCCGGCCGATCTGGTGGCAGCGCTGCGGGCGATGCCCAAACCAGATGCCGTGGAGGAGCGGGAGCCGGTGGAGGCTCCGGAGCGCCCCGGTCTGTAA
- a CDS encoding PIN domain-containing protein produces the protein MAWLIDTNVAIHLRDGNDAVLDRVARLDSMPLLSVVSAVELEGGVYRDPRQAAIRRARLDFLLSRLAILAFDAETAAAYGRIVSATGYSRTNVLDRMIAAQAIVHRATLITMNPADFRDIPGLAMEAWDVPQ, from the coding sequence ATGGCGTGGCTGATCGACACCAACGTCGCCATTCACCTGCGCGACGGTAACGACGCCGTGCTGGACCGCGTGGCGCGGCTGGACAGTATGCCGCTGCTCTCGGTGGTCTCGGCGGTGGAGTTGGAAGGCGGGGTTTACCGCGACCCTCGGCAGGCCGCCATTCGTCGCGCCCGGCTCGATTTTCTGCTGTCGCGGCTTGCCATTCTTGCGTTTGATGCCGAGACCGCCGCTGCCTACGGCCGCATCGTTTCAGCGACCGGATACTCCCGCACCAATGTGCTCGACCGCATGATCGCGGCGCAGGCGATCGTGCACCGTGCCACGTTGATCACCATGAACCCGGCGGACTTCCGCGACATTCCGGGCCTCGCCATGGAAGCATGGGACGTGCCGCAATAA
- a CDS encoding quinone-dependent dihydroorotate dehydrogenase has protein sequence MVDYYRLARPGLFALDAETAHRLTIAGLKTGFVPKAKPDDALLRVNLWGLEFPNPIGMAPGFDKNAEVPDPLLKLGFGFVEVGTVTPRPQAGNPRPRLFRLVEDRAVINRMGFNNEGLDAVKARLQARAGRPGILGGNVGANKDSEDRINDYVTAIRGILGLVSYITINISSPNTPGLRALQSRASLAELIGRCLEARGQDKTPVLVKVAPDLTDADVDDIAAVALESGIDGLIVSNTTITRPETLQSPNKGETGGLSGAPLFDASTEMLRRFYGLVGHRMPLIGVGGVASGADAYAKIRSGASLVQLYSSLVYEGPGLVARLKHDLAYLLRRDGFASVADAVGVDVKAAK, from the coding sequence ATGGTTGATTACTACCGCCTCGCCCGGCCGGGCCTGTTCGCGCTGGATGCGGAAACCGCCCACCGCCTCACCATCGCCGGGCTGAAAACCGGCTTTGTCCCCAAGGCCAAGCCGGACGACGCGCTGCTGCGCGTGAACCTCTGGGGGCTGGAATTTCCCAACCCCATCGGCATGGCCCCCGGCTTCGACAAGAACGCCGAGGTGCCCGATCCCCTCCTCAAGCTGGGCTTCGGCTTCGTCGAGGTCGGCACGGTGACGCCGCGCCCGCAGGCGGGCAACCCGCGCCCGCGCCTGTTCCGCCTCGTGGAAGACCGCGCCGTCATCAACCGCATGGGCTTCAACAACGAAGGGCTGGACGCGGTGAAGGCCCGCCTGCAAGCCCGCGCGGGCCGCCCCGGCATTTTAGGGGGCAACGTTGGTGCCAATAAAGACAGCGAGGACCGGATCAACGATTACGTCACCGCCATCCGCGGCATCCTCGGGCTGGTCTCCTACATCACCATCAACATCTCCTCCCCCAACACGCCCGGCCTGCGCGCCCTGCAAAGCCGCGCGTCCCTCGCCGAGCTCATCGGCCGCTGCCTCGAAGCGCGGGGGCAGGACAAAACGCCCGTGCTGGTGAAAGTCGCGCCGGACCTGACGGACGCCGACGTCGACGACATCGCCGCCGTGGCGCTCGAGAGCGGCATCGACGGCCTCATCGTCTCCAACACCACCATCACCCGGCCCGAAACCCTCCAGAGCCCCAACAAGGGCGAGACCGGCGGCCTCTCCGGCGCGCCGCTGTTCGACGCCTCGACGGAAATGCTCCGCCGCTTCTATGGCTTGGTGGGCCACCGAATGCCGCTCATCGGCGTCGGCGGCGTGGCAAGCGGGGCGGACGCCTACGCCAAAATCCGCAGCGGCGCGTCCCTCGTGCAGCTCTACAGCAGCCTCGTCTACGAAGGCCCCGGCTTGGTGGCCCGCCTCAAGCACGACCTCGCCTACCTGCTCCGCCGCGACGGCTTCGCCTCGGTTGCCGACGCCGTCGGTGTGGATGTGAAGGCCGCGAAGTAA
- a CDS encoding DUF952 domain-containing protein has protein sequence MTTIYKIFRAAEWEAAQGSGAFAGSSDDQRDGFIHFSTAEQLAGTAARHFAGEAGLVLAEVEADLLGPALRWEPSRNGQLFPHLYGVLPLASVTRTWPLPVVDGAHKFPEGLK, from the coding sequence GTGACCACCATCTACAAGATCTTCCGCGCCGCCGAATGGGAAGCGGCGCAAGGCTCCGGCGCCTTCGCGGGCTCGAGCGACGACCAGCGGGACGGCTTCATCCACTTCTCGACGGCCGAACAGCTGGCAGGCACGGCGGCCAGGCATTTCGCGGGCGAAGCGGGGCTGGTGCTGGCGGAAGTGGAGGCGGACCTGCTGGGCCCCGCCCTGCGCTGGGAGCCCTCCCGCAACGGCCAGCTGTTCCCCCACCTTTATGGCGTGCTGCCGCTGGCAAGCGTCACCCGCACCTGGCCGCTGCCTGTGGTGGACGGCGCGCACAAGTTTCCGGAAGGACTCAAGTGA
- a CDS encoding SUF system Fe-S cluster assembly regulator — protein MVRLSNLADYAVVVMCQMAMTSDTRPSAANVAAATTIPVPTVAKLLGTLSRAGLLVSYRGISGGFALARPAGEISVAEIVEAVDGPIALTHCTDPAPGQCSREGICSIKPHWQIINRTIRDALGTVSLADLVQGTATLPALAAAEPAAESNELRR, from the coding sequence ATGGTGCGCCTGTCCAACCTGGCGGATTATGCGGTGGTGGTGATGTGCCAGATGGCCATGACCAGCGACACCCGTCCCTCCGCCGCCAACGTGGCGGCGGCGACCACCATTCCCGTGCCGACGGTCGCCAAGCTGCTGGGCACCCTCTCCCGCGCCGGGCTTCTGGTCTCCTACCGGGGCATCAGCGGCGGCTTTGCGCTCGCCCGCCCCGCCGGGGAGATCAGCGTGGCGGAGATCGTGGAGGCGGTGGACGGGCCGATCGCGCTCACCCACTGCACCGACCCCGCGCCCGGCCAGTGTTCGCGCGAGGGCATCTGCTCCATCAAGCCGCACTGGCAGATCATCAACCGCACGATCCGCGATGCGCTGGGAACCGTTTCGCTCGCCGATCTGGTGCAAGGCACGGCAACGCTGCCCGCCCTCGCGGCAGCCGAACCCGCCGCTGAATCCAACGAGTTGAGGCGTTAA
- the sufB gene encoding Fe-S cluster assembly protein SufB — MAPTQETISTVEDITGTYKWGFSTDIESEFAPKGLNEDVIRFISAKKQEPEWMLEWRLKAYRHWLTMQEPKWAMVNYPEIDFQDAYYYAAPKQTPTLKSLDELDPEIRRTYERLGIPIEEQKVLAGVEGARKVAVDAVFDSVSVATTFREELSKAGVIFLSISEAIREHPDLVRKYLGSVVPIHDNFYATLNSAVFSDGTFVYIPKGVRCPMELSTYFRINAQNTGQFERTLIVADEGSYVSYLEGCTAPMRDENQLHAAVVELVAMKDAEIKYSTVQNWYPGDKEGRGGIYNFVTKRGLCKGARSKISWTQVETGSAVTWKYPSCVLAGEESVGEFYSVAVVNNRQQADTGTKMIHIGKNSRSTIISKGISVGHGQNTYRGLVKVLPSAENVRNFTQCDSLLLSDTSGAHTVPYIEVRNPSAQIEHEATTSKISDDQLFYAMSRGLSEEEAVAMIVNGFCREVLQKLPMEFAVEAQKLLGISLEGSVG, encoded by the coding sequence ATGGCTCCGACCCAAGAAACCATTTCGACCGTCGAGGACATCACGGGCACCTACAAGTGGGGCTTCTCGACCGACATCGAGTCCGAGTTCGCGCCCAAGGGCCTCAACGAGGACGTGATCCGCTTCATCTCCGCCAAGAAGCAGGAGCCGGAGTGGATGCTGGAGTGGCGGCTGAAGGCCTATCGCCACTGGCTCACCATGCAGGAACCCAAGTGGGCGATGGTGAACTACCCTGAGATCGATTTTCAGGACGCCTACTACTACGCCGCGCCCAAGCAGACGCCGACGCTGAAATCGCTCGACGAGCTGGACCCCGAGATCCGCCGCACCTACGAGCGGCTGGGCATTCCCATCGAGGAGCAGAAGGTGCTCGCCGGTGTGGAAGGCGCACGCAAGGTGGCCGTGGACGCGGTGTTCGACAGCGTCTCCGTCGCCACCACCTTCCGCGAGGAGCTCTCCAAGGCGGGCGTGATCTTCCTGTCGATTTCGGAAGCCATCCGCGAGCACCCGGATCTGGTGCGGAAGTATCTGGGCTCGGTGGTGCCGATCCACGACAACTTCTACGCGACGCTCAACAGCGCCGTGTTTTCGGACGGCACGTTCGTCTACATCCCCAAGGGCGTGCGCTGCCCGATGGAGCTCTCCACCTACTTCCGCATCAATGCCCAGAACACCGGCCAGTTCGAGCGCACGCTGATCGTGGCCGATGAGGGCTCGTACGTTTCATACCTTGAGGGCTGCACCGCCCCGATGCGCGACGAGAACCAGCTGCACGCGGCGGTTGTCGAGCTGGTGGCGATGAAGGACGCCGAGATCAAGTATTCGACCGTCCAGAACTGGTACCCGGGCGACAAGGAAGGCCGTGGCGGCATCTACAACTTCGTCACCAAGCGCGGCCTGTGCAAGGGCGCGCGGTCGAAGATCAGCTGGACGCAGGTGGAAACCGGCTCCGCCGTCACCTGGAAATACCCCAGCTGCGTGCTGGCGGGCGAGGAGTCGGTCGGCGAGTTCTATTCGGTCGCCGTCGTCAACAACCGCCAGCAGGCGGACACCGGCACCAAGATGATCCACATCGGCAAGAACAGCCGCTCGACGATCATCTCCAAGGGCATTTCCGTCGGCCACGGCCAGAACACCTATCGCGGCCTGGTCAAGGTGCTGCCCTCGGCCGAGAACGTGCGGAACTTCACCCAGTGCGACAGCCTGCTGCTCTCCGACACCTCCGGCGCGCACACGGTGCCGTACATCGAGGTGCGGAACCCCTCGGCGCAGATCGAGCACGAGGCCACCACCTCGAAAATCTCGGACGACCAGCTGTTCTACGCCATGAGCCGGGGTCTTTCGGAGGAGGAGGCGGTCGCCATGATCGTCAACGGCTTCTGCCGCGAGGTGCTGCAAAAGCTGCCCATGGAATTCGCCGTTGAGGCCCAGAAGCTGCTGGGCATCAGCCTTGAAGGTTCGGTCGGCTGA
- the sufC gene encoding Fe-S cluster assembly ATPase SufC, with the protein MLEIKNLHATVDGKEILKGLNLSIKPGEVHAIMGPNGAGKSTLGYTLAGREGYEVTGGEVDFAGQDLLALEPHERAAAGLFLGLQYPVEIPGVSNLTFLRTALNSQRKLRGEEEISAAEFLRLIREKAKDLGLDPEMLKRAVNVGFSGGEKKRNEMVQMAVLSPKLAILDETDSGLDIDALKVVAQGINAVRGPDRAILLITHYQRLLDYVVPDYVHVLAGGRIVKSGDKSLALELEREGYATVAA; encoded by the coding sequence ATGCTTGAGATCAAAAACCTGCACGCCACGGTGGACGGCAAGGAAATCCTGAAGGGCCTCAACCTCTCCATCAAGCCGGGCGAGGTTCACGCCATCATGGGGCCGAACGGCGCGGGCAAGTCGACGCTGGGCTACACGCTGGCGGGCCGCGAGGGCTATGAAGTGACGGGCGGCGAGGTGGACTTCGCCGGGCAGGACCTGCTGGCGCTGGAGCCGCACGAGCGCGCGGCGGCCGGGCTGTTTCTCGGCCTGCAATATCCGGTGGAAATTCCGGGCGTCTCCAACCTCACCTTTCTTCGCACGGCGCTCAACAGCCAGCGCAAGCTGCGGGGCGAGGAGGAGATTTCCGCCGCCGAATTCCTGCGCCTCATCCGCGAGAAGGCGAAAGACCTGGGGCTGGACCCCGAGATGCTGAAGCGCGCGGTGAACGTGGGCTTCTCCGGCGGTGAGAAGAAGCGCAACGAAATGGTGCAGATGGCGGTGCTGTCCCCGAAGCTCGCCATTCTGGACGAGACGGACTCCGGCCTCGACATCGACGCGCTGAAGGTGGTGGCCCAGGGCATCAACGCCGTGCGCGGGCCGGACCGGGCAATTCTCCTCATCACCCACTACCAGCGCCTGCTCGACTACGTGGTGCCCGATTACGTGCACGTGCTGGCGGGTGGGCGCATCGTGAAATCGGGCGACAAGTCCCTCGCGCTGGAGCTGGAGCGCGAAGGCTACGCGACGGTGGCGGCATGA
- the sufD gene encoding Fe-S cluster assembly protein SufD has protein sequence MSAPFTLPTKRDEAWRYSDLKALEAAMMLPDATDAPASEALSLQDGESLALPLEIREGRADVSRSIAVARGATATLEESFKGGGWLNPQTTIHVGEGAALSHHIGQMRDDAALTTAHYDVEVARNAIYRVHILNTGGHLGRVELDIRIHEGAKVDLSGVLLSAGSRTIELVTRFHHIAPDATSRQTVRSVAADKATVTYLGKIVISEGSQRIDAEQSSKALLLNRTATANAKPELEIYANDVKCAHGATIGELDKQALFYLATRGVDPAEAKALLTEAFVADAIEPIEDETLREAFSAAATDRLHAMVRGGASEGISEGAVA, from the coding sequence ATGAGCGCGCCCTTCACCCTTCCCACCAAGCGCGACGAAGCCTGGCGCTACAGCGACCTGAAAGCGCTGGAAGCCGCCATGATGCTGCCGGACGCTACGGATGCGCCGGCCTCCGAAGCCCTGTCGTTGCAGGACGGCGAAAGCCTCGCCCTGCCGCTCGAAATCCGCGAAGGCCGGGCGGACGTGAGCCGCTCCATCGCCGTTGCGCGCGGCGCCACGGCGACGCTCGAGGAAAGCTTCAAGGGCGGCGGCTGGCTGAACCCGCAAACCACCATCCACGTGGGCGAAGGCGCGGCGCTCTCCCACCACATCGGCCAGATGCGCGACGATGCGGCGCTGACCACCGCCCATTACGACGTGGAAGTGGCCAGGAATGCGATCTACCGCGTGCACATCCTCAACACCGGCGGCCATCTCGGCCGGGTGGAGCTGGATATCCGAATTCACGAGGGAGCAAAGGTCGACCTCAGCGGCGTGCTGCTCTCGGCGGGCAGCCGGACCATCGAACTCGTCACCCGCTTCCACCACATCGCGCCCGACGCCACCAGCCGCCAGACGGTGCGCTCGGTGGCGGCGGACAAGGCGACCGTCACGTACCTCGGCAAGATCGTGATTTCGGAAGGCTCGCAGCGGATCGACGCCGAGCAGTCCTCCAAGGCGCTGCTGCTCAACCGCACGGCCACGGCCAACGCCAAGCCGGAGCTGGAGATCTACGCCAACGACGTGAAGTGCGCCCACGGCGCCACCATCGGCGAGCTGGACAAACAGGCGCTGTTTTACCTCGCCACCCGCGGCGTCGACCCCGCCGAGGCCAAGGCGCTGCTGACGGAAGCCTTCGTTGCCGACGCCATCGAGCCGATCGAGGACGAGACGCTGCGCGAGGCCTTCAGCGCCGCCGCCACGGACCGCCTGCACGCCATGGTGCGGGGCGGCGCGAGCGAGGGGATCAGCGAAGGGGCGGTCGCATGA
- a CDS encoding aminotransferase class V-fold PLP-dependent enzyme: MKNYRSDFPVLLGEPDLVYLDTAATAQKPKPVIDAITRAYGQDYATVHRGVYRRSQTMTESYEEARATVARFINANSSSEVVFVRGATEGINLVAHSWAAANLGEGDEVVLTELEHHSNIVPWQLASEIAGFGLRVIPMTETGDLDYEAAEKVIGPKTKLVAVTHISNVLGTQVDVKRIAAMAKAVDAKVLVDGCQAAPRTIVDVQDLGADFYVFSGHKLYGPTGIGVLWGRLDLLNSMRPYHGGGAMIETVTFARSTYLPAPQRFEAGTPHIVGALGLKTAIDYVTEVGLPDIQAHEAALTRQAREALSRFNSVKVLGPGHDTGIVSFVMEGVHPHDIGTILDEAGINIRAGHHCAQPLMERLNVGATARVSFGIYNTPADVDRLAAGMEKVVRIFR; the protein is encoded by the coding sequence ATGAAGAACTACCGCTCCGATTTCCCGGTGCTGCTGGGCGAGCCGGACCTGGTCTATCTTGACACCGCCGCCACGGCCCAGAAGCCGAAGCCGGTGATCGATGCCATCACCCGCGCCTACGGGCAGGATTACGCCACGGTGCATCGCGGCGTTTACCGCCGCAGCCAGACCATGACGGAAAGCTACGAGGAAGCCCGCGCCACCGTCGCCCGCTTCATCAATGCCAACTCCTCATCGGAAGTGGTGTTCGTGCGCGGCGCGACCGAGGGCATCAACCTCGTCGCCCACAGCTGGGCCGCCGCGAACCTTGGCGAAGGCGACGAGGTGGTGCTGACCGAGCTGGAACACCACTCCAACATCGTGCCCTGGCAGCTGGCCTCCGAGATCGCAGGCTTCGGCTTGCGCGTGATCCCGATGACCGAAACCGGCGATCTGGACTACGAAGCCGCCGAAAAGGTGATCGGCCCCAAGACGAAGCTGGTGGCCGTCACCCACATCTCCAACGTGCTCGGCACGCAGGTGGACGTGAAGCGCATCGCCGCGATGGCGAAGGCGGTGGACGCCAAGGTGCTGGTGGACGGCTGCCAGGCCGCGCCCCGCACCATCGTCGACGTGCAGGACCTCGGCGCGGATTTCTACGTCTTCTCCGGCCACAAGCTCTATGGGCCCACCGGCATCGGCGTGCTGTGGGGCAGGCTGGACCTCTTGAATTCCATGCGCCCCTACCACGGCGGCGGCGCGATGATCGAGACGGTCACCTTCGCCCGCTCCACCTACCTGCCCGCCCCCCAGCGGTTCGAGGCGGGCACGCCGCACATCGTCGGCGCGCTGGGGCTGAAGACGGCCATCGACTACGTGACGGAAGTCGGCCTGCCCGACATTCAGGCGCACGAGGCCGCCCTCACCCGGCAGGCGCGCGAGGCGCTTTCGCGCTTCAATTCGGTGAAGGTGCTGGGGCCGGGGCACGACACCGGCATCGTCTCGTTCGTGATGGAGGGGGTTCATCCCCACGACATCGGCACCATATTGGATGAGGCGGGAATCAACATCCGGGCCGGGCACCACTGCGCCCAGCCGCTCATGGAGCGGCTGAACGTGGGCGCGACCGCCCGCGTCAGCTTCGGCATCTACAACACCCCGGCGGACGTCGACCGTCTGGCCGCGGGCATGGAAAAGGTAGTGAGGATCTTCCGATGA
- a CDS encoding SUF system Fe-S cluster assembly protein, which translates to MTGEEPKAFNVEEISEAPPPPERPRPVDFIESFLKEEKPAVSPEEPGGSLYDQVLDALKNIYDPEIPVNIYDLGLIYGLEIVEGHVVITMTLTTPHCPVAESMPGEVETRVGAVPGVGSVEVNLVWDPPWDPQKMSDEAKLELGML; encoded by the coding sequence ATGACCGGGGAAGAACCAAAAGCGTTCAACGTCGAGGAAATCAGCGAGGCCCCGCCCCCGCCGGAGCGGCCCCGCCCCGTGGATTTTATCGAGAGCTTCCTCAAGGAGGAAAAGCCCGCCGTCTCCCCGGAGGAGCCGGGCGGCAGCCTCTATGACCAGGTGCTGGACGCGCTGAAGAACATCTACGATCCGGAAATTCCGGTGAATATCTACGACCTCGGCCTCATCTACGGGCTGGAGATCGTCGAAGGCCATGTGGTCATCACCATGACGCTCACCACGCCCCACTGCCCAGTGGCCGAATCCATGCCGGGCGAGGTGGAAACCCGCGTCGGCGCGGTGCCGGGCGTGGGCTCGGTCGAGGTGAACCTCGTGTGGGACCCGCCATGGGACCCGCAGAAAATGTCTGACGAGGCCAAACTGGAACTGGGGATGCTGTAA
- a CDS encoding HesB/IscA family protein, translated as MTDGTPNLTPTVEPRKRAPRPAPLTVTEKAAERIRELLAKSDKPAAGLRLTTPQKGCSGLSYKVEYVDAPNPMDEVVETPGGRLYIDTMSLLYLIGSEMDWQEDMFTAGFTFRNPNEKGRCGCGESFHI; from the coding sequence ATGACGGACGGAACCCCGAACCTGACCCCAACGGTAGAGCCGCGCAAGCGCGCCCCGCGCCCCGCGCCGCTGACAGTGACCGAGAAGGCCGCCGAGCGCATCCGCGAACTGCTGGCCAAGAGCGACAAGCCCGCCGCCGGACTGCGCCTGACCACGCCGCAAAAGGGCTGCTCGGGCCTCTCCTACAAGGTGGAGTACGTGGACGCGCCCAACCCGATGGATGAAGTCGTCGAGACGCCGGGCGGCCGCCTTTATATTGACACCATGTCGCTGCTATACCTCATCGGGTCGGAGATGGACTGGCAGGAAGACATGTTCACTGCCGGGTTCACCTTCCGGAACCCGAATGAGAAAGGGCGCTGCGGCTGTGGCGAAAGCTTCCATATTTAA
- a CDS encoding DUF6726 family protein, with product MAKASIFNTTLARAALAASLVAVLSGCALTKVVTVPVKVVAGTVETAADVVD from the coding sequence GTGGCGAAAGCTTCCATATTTAACACCACCCTCGCCCGCGCCGCGCTGGCTGCGAGCCTTGTCGCGGTGCTTTCCGGCTGCGCCCTCACCAAGGTTGTCACCGTGCCGGTGAAAGTTGTGGCCGGCACCGTTGAAACCGCCGCCGACGTGGTGGACTGA
- a CDS encoding SixA phosphatase family protein, which translates to MKSLTLLRHAKAGWNNPSQRDFDRPLDERGRRAAPRMGFYLRTEGLAFDRVLVSPSVRTLETLALVEEGYGAKLAEIEDERVYLASSDTLLDLIHDLPDEWGSILIVGHNPGFEDLGMLLAGQGPARLMALLAAFLPTAGVVSLAFDVDHWADIRPGEGMLVRFTRPVDLDRSLDGD; encoded by the coding sequence GTGAAATCGTTGACGTTGCTCCGCCACGCCAAGGCGGGTTGGAACAACCCCTCTCAACGCGATTTCGACCGGCCGCTGGACGAGCGGGGTCGTCGCGCTGCGCCGCGCATGGGCTTTTACCTGCGAACCGAAGGGCTGGCGTTCGACCGGGTGCTAGTCTCCCCTTCCGTCCGCACGCTGGAGACCCTCGCGCTGGTGGAGGAAGGCTACGGCGCGAAGCTGGCCGAGATCGAGGACGAGCGCGTCTATCTCGCCTCCAGCGACACCCTCCTCGACCTCATCCATGACCTGCCGGATGAATGGGGCAGCATCCTCATTGTCGGCCATAACCCCGGCTTCGAGGATCTGGGAATGCTGCTGGCCGGGCAGGGCCCGGCGCGGCTCATGGCCCTGCTCGCCGCCTTCCTGCCGACCGCTGGCGTTGTCAGCCTCGCCTTCGACGTGGACCATTGGGCCGATATCCGCCCCGGCGAGGGCATGCTCGTCCGCTTCACCCGCCCGGTCGATCTCGACCGGTCACTCGATGGGGACTGA
- a CDS encoding bifunctional transcriptional activator/DNA repair enzyme AdaA: MLLPNDDDALFAALIARDPAYEGFAYVGVKTTGVFCRLTCPARKPKRGNVVFFPSREAAHRAGFRPCLRCKPLDAKRPVSGALETLREKVRLEPDRRWTATDLKALGYAPSTVRRAFQREFGMTFSQYARSQRLGAAVNTLRQGGSVIEAQLDAGYESGSGFREAITRLVGEAPVRSAAKPLLTAQWLDTPIGAMLAIVDSAGLHLLEFAERKALPGEIARLRERVGPICFGHNDVLEHLSKEVERYFSGQAAGFTVPLAHQGTPFEAGVWDMLRQIPVGETRSYGQVAQMIGRPEAPRAVARANGANQIAILIPCHRVIGADGSLTGYGGKLWRKQWLLEHERRIAAAISNQ; this comes from the coding sequence ATGCTACTGCCCAACGACGATGATGCGCTTTTTGCTGCCCTGATCGCCCGCGACCCCGCCTACGAGGGCTTCGCCTACGTGGGCGTGAAGACCACCGGCGTGTTCTGCCGCCTCACCTGCCCGGCCCGCAAGCCGAAGCGCGGCAATGTCGTATTCTTCCCCAGCCGGGAAGCGGCTCACCGCGCGGGCTTCCGCCCCTGCCTGCGCTGCAAGCCGCTCGATGCGAAGCGCCCGGTGAGCGGCGCGTTGGAGACGCTGCGGGAGAAGGTCCGCCTTGAGCCGGACCGGCGCTGGACCGCCACAGACCTAAAAGCGCTGGGCTACGCCCCCTCCACCGTGCGCCGCGCCTTCCAGCGCGAGTTCGGCATGACTTTCAGCCAGTATGCCCGCTCCCAGCGCCTGGGCGCGGCGGTCAACACCTTGCGGCAGGGCGGCTCGGTGATCGAGGCTCAGCTGGACGCTGGGTACGAATCCGGCAGCGGCTTCCGCGAGGCAATCACCCGGCTGGTGGGCGAAGCCCCCGTCCGCAGCGCCGCCAAACCCCTGCTCACCGCCCAGTGGCTGGACACGCCCATCGGCGCCATGCTGGCGATCGTGGACAGCGCCGGATTGCATCTCCTCGAATTCGCGGAGCGCAAGGCCCTGCCCGGCGAGATCGCCCGGCTGCGGGAACGCGTGGGGCCGATCTGCTTCGGCCATAACGATGTGCTGGAACACCTCAGCAAAGAGGTGGAGCGCTACTTCTCCGGCCAGGCCGCCGGCTTCACCGTGCCGCTGGCGCACCAAGGCACTCCGTTCGAGGCGGGCGTGTGGGATATGCTGCGCCAAATTCCGGTGGGCGAGACCCGCAGCTATGGGCAGGTCGCCCAGATGATCGGCCGGCCGGAAGCCCCCCGCGCGGTGGCGCGGGCCAACGGCGCCAACCAGATCGCCATACTCATTCCCTGCCACCGGGTGATCGGGGCCGACGGCTCGCTTACCGGCTACGGCGGAAAACTCTGGCGCAAGCAATGGCTGCTCGAACACGAGCGCCGGATCGCCGCCGCCATTTCCAACCAGTGA
- a CDS encoding isocitrate lyase/PEP mutase family protein, translating into MPDQFHKAEAFRSLHVPGQPVILFNVWDAGSARAVAASGARALATGSASVAAAHGFSDGEKMPFDLGLANLERIVATTDLPVTLDMESGYGATPEAVGGSASRAVQAGAIGFNIEDSFPENGSLRATADQVARLRAARSAADALGIPAFLNARTDVFFQAKPEQHDETMVNAALERGRAYADVGADGLFVPMLSNEKLIALLVEKSPLPVNIMASKAAPPAARLAALGVARISHGPGPYRLAMKALEDAARAALDA; encoded by the coding sequence ATGCCCGACCAGTTTCATAAGGCCGAAGCCTTCCGCTCCCTCCATGTGCCCGGCCAGCCCGTGATTCTCTTTAACGTGTGGGATGCGGGCAGCGCCCGCGCCGTGGCCGCCAGCGGCGCCCGCGCGCTGGCAACGGGCAGCGCCTCGGTCGCCGCCGCGCACGGCTTCAGCGATGGCGAGAAGATGCCCTTCGACCTGGGCCTCGCCAATCTGGAGCGCATCGTGGCAACGACCGACCTGCCCGTCACGCTCGATATGGAAAGCGGCTACGGCGCAACCCCCGAAGCCGTGGGAGGCTCGGCATCCCGCGCAGTGCAGGCCGGGGCCATCGGCTTCAACATCGAGGACAGTTTCCCCGAAAACGGCTCCCTGCGGGCGACCGCCGATCAGGTGGCGCGGTTGAGGGCGGCCCGCAGCGCGGCGGATGCCCTTGGCATTCCCGCCTTCCTTAACGCCCGCACGGACGTGTTCTTTCAGGCCAAGCCCGAACAGCACGACGAGACCATGGTGAACGCCGCCCTCGAGCGCGGCCGCGCCTATGCCGATGTAGGCGCAGACGGCCTGTTCGTGCCCATGCTTTCCAATGAAAAACTCATCGCCCTGCTGGTCGAGAAATCCCCGCTGCCGGTCAACATCATGGCGAGCAAGGCCGCGCCGCCCGCCGCCCGCCTCGCCGCACTGGGCGTCGCCCGCATCAGCCACGGACCAGGCCCCTACCGGCTGGCCATGAAGGCGCTGGAAGACGCCGCCCGCGCCGCGCTGGACGCCTGA